Proteins found in one Paenibacillus dendritiformis genomic segment:
- the galU gene encoding UTP--glucose-1-phosphate uridylyltransferase GalU: MKVRKAIIPAAGLGTRFLPATKAMPKEMLPIVDKPTIQYIVEEAAASGIEDIIIVTGKSKRAIEDHFDNVFELEYKLRESAKLTLLNEVQKSSELADIHYIRQKEPRGLGHAIWCARKFIGNEPFAVLLGDDIVEADTPCLKQMIDIYEKHEASIVGVQPVQWEEVSRYGVVAGEQMNGRLLRAKELVEKPSRDQAPSNWAIMGRYVLSPRIFELLERQEEGVNGEIQLTDAIADLCREEEVLAYHFDGHRHDVGEKFGFIKTNLHYAMQRPELKDDLLRYLKNIIKQYEEQELNVLR; the protein is encoded by the coding sequence ATGAAAGTCAGAAAGGCAATTATCCCTGCTGCAGGGCTTGGCACTCGCTTCCTGCCAGCGACAAAAGCAATGCCTAAAGAAATGCTTCCAATTGTAGACAAACCTACAATTCAGTACATTGTCGAAGAAGCAGCAGCATCTGGCATTGAAGATATTATTATTGTGACAGGAAAGAGCAAGCGGGCTATCGAAGATCATTTCGATAACGTATTCGAACTGGAGTACAAGCTGCGTGAAAGCGCTAAGCTGACATTGTTAAATGAAGTACAGAAGTCGTCGGAATTGGCAGATATACATTACATAAGGCAAAAAGAACCTCGTGGACTCGGCCATGCTATCTGGTGTGCCAGAAAGTTTATTGGTAACGAACCCTTTGCCGTTTTGCTGGGGGATGATATCGTGGAAGCAGATACCCCTTGCTTAAAACAAATGATAGATATTTACGAAAAGCATGAAGCTTCCATTGTGGGGGTACAGCCTGTTCAATGGGAAGAAGTGTCTCGTTATGGAGTCGTTGCGGGAGAACAGATGAATGGACGACTGCTCCGAGCAAAAGAACTCGTTGAAAAGCCATCCAGGGACCAAGCGCCATCGAACTGGGCGATCATGGGCCGTTATGTTTTGTCCCCACGGATATTCGAATTGTTAGAAAGGCAGGAAGAAGGGGTAAACGGGGAGATTCAGCTTACGGACGCCATTGCAGACTTATGCAGAGAAGAGGAAGTACTAGCGTACCATTTCGACGGACATCGTCATGATGTGGGGGAGAAATTTGGGTTCATTAAGACGAACTTGCACTATGCTATGCAGCGTCCAGAATTAAAAGATGATTTACTTCGTTACTTAAAAAATATTATTAAACAGTATGAAGAACAAGAACTAAATGTTCTCAGGTAA
- a CDS encoding U32 family peptidase: protein MAPRNLRREDIELLAPAGDWDCMRAAVANGADAIFFGVEKFNARARANNFQMDELPEIMAFLHSYGVKGFLTFNILVFENELADAKELIDACVTAGVDAVIVQDLGLVKLIREISPDFPIHGSTQMTITSPEAASFTKPYGLERVVLGRENNLKQIQKIGAEAQLPMEVFVHGALCVSYSGQCLTSEMWGGRSANRGECAQACRLPYDMMVDGEHQPMGDVTYLLSPKDLAALDLVPELIEAGVTSFKIEGRMKQPEYVANVVSKYRKAIDDYFDGRWTGPTKEEVRELQQSFSRGFTHGFLKGTNNKQLVDGTFPKSRGVYLGRVEQVLRDGVVCKLEAPLKRGDGIGFDAGDPTKKEEGGRVYDLRRKGVKLDGEAQEGWQVDIVPGRHDVDLRRVKVGDRIWKTSDPALDKRMRATFETEKPYRVFPVHVRVEGRAGEPLRTWWTDVPKGTTVQVDSELALEAAQKRPMDQALLEEQFGRLGGTVYQLERLDVALEGDIIVPMRELNAVRRRAVELLAGERPKPPVYEHRDVDVYGGAVREHTAVEPGHARLTALCRSLAQVEAAVNTEAELIYADFEFIKQFPAAIEACRAAGKPIALVTPRIHMPGENGYHRNILKLKPDAVLVRNTGALQFYMQAKAEAAERGEAFPQLIGDFSLNVANHKAVELFAASGLDCITPSYDLNIQQMVDMLRHSDTSLLEIVIHQHLPMFHTEHCVYCTFLSEGTDYTNCGRPCEEHRVSLRDRIGMSHPVRVDEGCRNTVYNAIEQSGAEYITHFLDLGVGSYRVEFLEETPEQVHQVIDLYGRALRAEISGTEVWRTLKATNQLGVTRGQLVK from the coding sequence ATGGCGCCCCGGAATCTGCGGCGTGAAGATATTGAGCTGCTGGCGCCTGCGGGCGATTGGGATTGCATGCGGGCGGCGGTGGCGAATGGGGCGGACGCTATCTTTTTCGGCGTGGAGAAGTTCAATGCGCGGGCACGCGCGAACAATTTCCAGATGGACGAGCTGCCGGAGATTATGGCGTTTTTGCATAGCTATGGCGTGAAGGGATTTTTGACGTTCAATATTCTTGTATTTGAAAATGAGCTGGCGGACGCGAAGGAGCTGATCGATGCGTGCGTCACGGCCGGGGTCGATGCGGTCATCGTGCAGGATCTGGGCCTGGTGAAGCTGATTCGCGAGATTTCGCCGGATTTCCCGATTCACGGCTCGACGCAGATGACGATTACATCGCCGGAGGCAGCTTCGTTCACGAAGCCGTACGGACTGGAGCGGGTCGTGCTTGGGCGCGAGAACAATCTGAAGCAGATTCAGAAGATCGGGGCCGAGGCGCAGCTTCCGATGGAGGTGTTCGTGCACGGCGCTTTGTGCGTGTCGTATTCCGGACAATGCCTTACCTCGGAAATGTGGGGCGGGCGCTCCGCGAACCGCGGGGAATGCGCGCAGGCGTGCCGCCTGCCGTATGACATGATGGTCGACGGGGAGCATCAGCCGATGGGCGATGTGACGTATTTGCTGTCGCCGAAGGATCTGGCGGCGCTGGATCTCGTGCCGGAGTTGATTGAAGCGGGCGTGACGTCGTTCAAAATCGAGGGCCGCATGAAGCAGCCGGAATATGTGGCGAATGTGGTCAGCAAGTACCGGAAGGCGATTGATGATTATTTCGATGGCCGCTGGACGGGACCGACGAAGGAAGAGGTGCGCGAGCTGCAGCAGAGCTTCTCGCGCGGCTTCACGCACGGCTTCCTGAAGGGAACGAACAACAAGCAGCTCGTGGACGGCACGTTCCCGAAGAGCCGCGGCGTCTATCTCGGCCGCGTCGAGCAGGTGCTGCGCGACGGGGTCGTGTGCAAGCTGGAGGCGCCGCTGAAGCGCGGCGACGGGATTGGCTTCGACGCGGGCGACCCGACGAAGAAGGAGGAGGGCGGCCGCGTGTACGACCTGCGCCGCAAAGGCGTCAAGCTGGACGGCGAGGCGCAGGAAGGCTGGCAGGTCGATATCGTGCCGGGACGCCACGATGTTGACCTGCGGCGGGTGAAGGTTGGCGACCGCATTTGGAAGACGAGCGATCCGGCCCTGGACAAGCGCATGCGGGCCACGTTCGAGACGGAGAAGCCGTATCGCGTGTTCCCCGTGCATGTGCGCGTGGAAGGCCGCGCCGGCGAGCCGCTCCGCACCTGGTGGACCGACGTGCCGAAGGGCACGACGGTACAGGTGGATTCGGAGCTGGCGCTGGAAGCGGCCCAGAAGCGCCCGATGGATCAGGCGCTTCTGGAGGAGCAGTTCGGCCGCCTTGGCGGAACGGTGTATCAGCTCGAGCGGCTGGACGTCGCCCTGGAAGGCGACATCATCGTGCCGATGCGAGAGCTGAATGCGGTCCGCCGCCGGGCGGTGGAACTGCTCGCGGGCGAGCGGCCGAAGCCGCCGGTATACGAGCACCGCGACGTCGACGTCTACGGCGGTGCGGTGCGGGAGCACACGGCGGTGGAGCCGGGCCACGCGCGGCTGACGGCGCTGTGCCGTTCGCTCGCGCAAGTGGAGGCGGCCGTGAACACGGAGGCGGAACTCATCTACGCCGACTTCGAGTTCATCAAGCAGTTCCCGGCCGCCATCGAGGCGTGCCGCGCTGCCGGCAAGCCGATCGCGCTCGTCACGCCGCGTATCCATATGCCCGGCGAAAATGGCTACCACCGCAACATCCTGAAGCTGAAGCCGGACGCGGTGCTTGTCCGCAATACTGGCGCGCTGCAGTTCTACATGCAGGCGAAGGCCGAAGCCGCCGAGCGGGGCGAAGCCTTCCCGCAGCTCATTGGCGACTTCTCATTGAACGTCGCCAACCATAAGGCGGTGGAACTGTTCGCCGCCTCGGGTCTGGATTGCATCACGCCGTCCTATGACCTGAACATTCAGCAGATGGTCGATATGCTTCGACATAGCGACACCTCTTTGCTTGAGATCGTTATTCATCAGCATTTGCCGATGTTCCATACCGAGCACTGCGTCTACTGTACCTTCCTTAGCGAAGGAACAGATTACACGAACTGCGGCCGTCCGTGCGAGGAGCACCGCGTCTCCCTGCGCGACCGCATCGGCATGTCCCACCCGGTCCGGGTGGATGAGGGCTGCCGCAATACGGTCTACAACGCCATTGAGCAGTCCGGAGCCGAGTACATTACCCACTTCCTCGACTTGGGAGTAGGCAGCTACCGCGTCGAATTCCTGGAGGAAACGCCAGAACAGGTTCATCAAGTTATCGACCTGTACGGACGCGCTCTCCGTGCCGAGATCAGCGGCACCGAAGTATGGCGCACGTTGAAGGCGACGAACCAGCTCGGCGTGACGCGCGGGCAGTTGGTGAAGTGA
- a CDS encoding nitrite/sulfite reductase, translated as MAYEPVWMKDPSKLNKFEFIKMEKDGLDVIRDIIETYAEQGYESIPEDDKNRFKWAGVYEQKPKDGHFMMRIRIPSGILQTAQARTLAEIARLYGRGLIDVTTRQAVQYHWLRVEHLPDIFKRLEAVGLYSYEACGDCPRTIVGNPLAGIDPDELMDTTQLVNEVNDFFLLNRDFSNLPRKYKMSISSNIYNNAHAEINDLAFTPAAKQIDGEEVIGFHAWVGGGLSAKPYLTQQLDLFVRPEEVLKVAIGVTTLFRDYGFREKRHQARLKFLIAAWGIEKFQAHLEELIGKLPSRGEDRIAGWQAAYFDGVHPQKQPGLHYIGLNVPVGRLDADEFEELADAAERYGDGTLRTTMSQNIILTGIPEQSLDTVLALPVLERLTPYPRPFMSRTVSCTGNEFCNLAIVETKERARRVAQYLDDNVGDLNEKVRIHFIGCPNSCGQKHVADIGLQGSLIKTEQGMVDAFDIAVGGILGPGARFNTALKGRVRGDDVPYVLEQLLRFYKEERNGQESFHAFFLRVGAEAFQAKLTEVLASPALTS; from the coding sequence ATGGCGTACGAACCGGTATGGATGAAGGACCCTTCGAAGTTGAACAAGTTTGAATTTATTAAGATGGAAAAGGACGGGCTGGACGTGATCCGCGACATCATTGAGACCTATGCCGAGCAGGGCTATGAGTCCATACCGGAGGATGACAAAAACCGGTTTAAATGGGCCGGCGTCTACGAGCAAAAGCCGAAGGACGGCCATTTCATGATGCGCATCCGCATCCCTTCCGGCATATTGCAGACGGCTCAAGCCCGGACCTTGGCGGAGATCGCCAGACTGTACGGACGCGGTCTGATCGATGTGACGACGCGCCAGGCCGTACAGTACCATTGGCTGCGCGTCGAGCATCTGCCGGACATTTTCAAGCGGCTGGAAGCCGTCGGCTTGTACTCCTATGAAGCTTGCGGCGACTGCCCGAGGACAATCGTCGGCAACCCGCTTGCAGGCATTGACCCGGATGAGCTGATGGACACGACCCAATTAGTTAATGAGGTGAATGATTTCTTCCTGCTGAACCGGGATTTCTCGAACCTGCCGCGCAAATACAAAATGTCCATTTCATCCAACATCTATAATAACGCGCATGCGGAAATTAACGACCTCGCCTTCACCCCGGCCGCGAAGCAGATCGATGGAGAGGAAGTCATCGGCTTCCACGCCTGGGTCGGCGGCGGATTGTCGGCGAAGCCGTATTTGACGCAGCAGCTCGACCTGTTCGTCCGCCCGGAAGAGGTGCTCAAGGTAGCCATCGGCGTCACGACGTTGTTCCGCGATTACGGGTTCCGCGAGAAGCGTCACCAAGCCCGCCTGAAATTCCTGATCGCGGCTTGGGGAATCGAAAAATTCCAAGCTCATCTGGAGGAATTGATCGGCAAGTTGCCTTCCCGGGGGGAAGACCGGATTGCCGGCTGGCAAGCCGCTTATTTCGATGGCGTCCACCCGCAGAAGCAGCCGGGGCTTCACTACATCGGCCTGAATGTCCCCGTCGGCCGGCTTGACGCCGATGAGTTCGAGGAGCTGGCGGACGCTGCGGAACGGTATGGCGACGGCACGCTACGCACGACGATGTCGCAGAACATCATCCTGACCGGCATTCCGGAGCAGTCGCTGGACACGGTGCTGGCGCTGCCGGTGCTCGAGCGCCTGACACCGTATCCGCGGCCGTTCATGAGCCGCACCGTCTCCTGCACGGGCAACGAGTTCTGCAACCTGGCCATCGTCGAGACGAAGGAACGGGCCCGTCGCGTAGCCCAATACCTGGACGATAATGTTGGCGATTTGAACGAAAAGGTGCGGATTCATTTCATCGGCTGCCCGAACTCCTGCGGCCAGAAGCATGTCGCCGACATCGGCCTGCAAGGCTCGCTCATCAAGACCGAGCAGGGCATGGTCGACGCCTTCGACATCGCCGTCGGCGGCATCCTCGGTCCGGGCGCCCGCTTCAACACGGCGCTCAAGGGCCGGGTCCGGGGCGACGACGTGCCTTACGTCCTGGAGCAGCTCCTCCGCTTCTACAAAGAGGAGCGGAACGGGCAGGAATCGTTCCACGCCTT